A genomic window from Streptomyces sp. HUAS YS2 includes:
- the smpB gene encoding SsrA-binding protein SmpB, with product MAKGLVNVQGTPAKKKTPEKGPERKLIAQNKKARHDYHILDTYECGVVLMGTEVKSLRMGRASLVDGFVQIDGHEAWLHNIHVPEYMQGSWTNHHAKRKRKLLLHRAEIDKLESKSQETGHTIVPLALYFLNGRVKCEIALAKGKKEYDKRQTLREKQDTRETNRAIAAAKRRQRAAQA from the coding sequence ATGGCAAAGGGACTCGTGAACGTGCAGGGCACCCCTGCAAAGAAGAAGACCCCCGAGAAGGGGCCGGAGCGCAAGCTCATCGCGCAGAACAAGAAGGCGCGCCACGACTACCACATCCTCGACACGTACGAGTGCGGTGTGGTCCTCATGGGCACCGAGGTGAAGTCGCTGCGGATGGGCCGGGCCTCCCTGGTGGACGGCTTCGTCCAGATCGACGGCCACGAGGCGTGGCTGCACAACATCCACGTGCCCGAGTACATGCAGGGCAGCTGGACCAACCACCACGCGAAGCGGAAGCGCAAGCTGCTGCTGCACCGCGCGGAGATCGACAAGCTGGAGTCGAAGTCCCAGGAGACGGGTCACACGATCGTGCCCCTCGCGCTGTACTTCCTGAACGGCCGCGTGAAGTGCGAGATCGCGCTGGCCAAGGGAAAGAAGGAGTACGACAAGCGGCAGACCCTGCGGGAGAAGCAGGACACCCGCGAGACGAACCGCGCGATCGCGGCGGCGAAGCGGCGCCAGCGGGCGGCCCAGGCCTGA
- a CDS encoding MFS transporter, whose amino-acid sequence MPQTTLTLTPHGPALAPRYREAAVPPRRSTNPYARLFAVPGAKAFTAGNLVARLPMGMFGVSAVIMIAGRYDSYALAGSVTATGLAATAVVAPWTARLVDRYGQARVAVPATVLSVLGTLSMLLCVRAGAPAWTLFVCAVATATAPNTGGMSRARWAHLHRDDPAARHTANAFEQAADELCFMLGPVLAAFLCSALFPEAGTLVAAALFLGGVLVFAAQRSTEPPVAPRTSAGSPLRAPGMARLLGVFLATGAVFGSMEVVTLAHVDGPVAGPVLGLQAAGSCAAGLAYGRVRRSAGLPACLAAMTALMTLPLLAAATGSLLALAGALLLAGMATAPTMVTGMSQVQRLTPPSQLNEGMTLAVTALLGGIALGSATGGWTADHVGAVYGFAIPATAAGIALLLAGTATRTAKARLP is encoded by the coding sequence ATGCCGCAGACGACCCTCACCCTGACCCCGCACGGCCCCGCCCTCGCCCCCCGCTACCGCGAGGCCGCCGTGCCGCCCCGCCGGAGCACCAACCCGTACGCGCGGCTGTTCGCCGTCCCGGGCGCGAAGGCGTTCACGGCGGGCAACCTGGTGGCGCGGCTGCCGATGGGCATGTTCGGCGTCTCCGCCGTGATCATGATCGCCGGCCGGTACGACTCGTACGCGCTGGCCGGCTCGGTCACCGCGACCGGACTGGCCGCGACGGCGGTCGTGGCGCCGTGGACGGCGCGGCTCGTCGACCGGTACGGGCAGGCCCGGGTGGCCGTCCCCGCCACCGTCCTGTCCGTCCTGGGCACCCTGTCGATGCTGCTGTGCGTACGAGCGGGGGCACCGGCCTGGACGCTGTTCGTCTGCGCCGTGGCGACCGCGACCGCCCCCAACACCGGCGGGATGTCACGGGCCCGCTGGGCGCACCTCCACCGGGACGACCCGGCCGCCCGGCACACCGCGAACGCCTTCGAGCAGGCCGCGGACGAGCTGTGCTTCATGCTCGGGCCGGTGCTCGCGGCCTTCCTCTGCTCAGCGCTCTTCCCCGAGGCGGGCACGCTGGTGGCCGCGGCGCTGTTCCTCGGCGGGGTGCTGGTCTTCGCCGCGCAGCGCTCGACGGAGCCCCCGGTGGCTCCGCGCACCTCGGCGGGCTCTCCGCTGCGCGCGCCGGGCATGGCGCGGCTGCTCGGCGTCTTCCTGGCGACCGGCGCGGTGTTCGGCTCGATGGAGGTGGTGACGCTGGCCCACGTGGACGGACCGGTGGCCGGCCCGGTCCTGGGGCTCCAGGCGGCCGGGTCGTGCGCGGCGGGACTCGCGTACGGCCGGGTCCGCCGCTCGGCGGGGCTGCCCGCCTGCCTGGCCGCGATGACGGCCCTGATGACGCTTCCGCTGCTCGCCGCCGCGACCGGATCGCTGCTCGCGCTGGCCGGAGCGCTGCTGCTGGCCGGCATGGCGACGGCGCCGACGATGGTGACGGGCATGTCCCAGGTCCAGCGGCTGACCCCGCCGTCCCAGCTCAACGAGGGCATGACGCTCGCGGTGACCGCGCTGCTCGGCGGGATCGCGCTGGGCTCGGCGACGGGCGGCTGGACGGCCGATCACGTGGGAGCGGTGTACGGCTTCGCCATCCCGGCGACGGCGGCGGGAATCGCCCTGCTCCTCGCGGGCACCGCCACGCGCACGGCGAAGGCCCGGCTGCCGTAG
- a CDS encoding S41 family peptidase: MLGPGSCRRPRRRGAGAALTLVFAGVLAAAVVTDSLPREKPDEPRALSEAARPAGATVDRRALSAAAAEAIADGKSGTQAAEEFVSRSGDRWGAVYDRREYEEFEQALDGTYTGVGLSARRTADGRVEVARVRAEGPAGRAGLQAGDRLRSIDGRPVDGLSVSEVVSLLRGDGVSGSAVALGVERGRAVWTATLYRVRLATEPVTVQRLDDGAVLIRVAAFTKGAGERVREAVRAAPAGAGVLLDLRGNSGGLVSEAAVAASAFLDGGLVATYDVEGEQRAVYAESGGDTHRPVVALIDGGTMSAAELLTGALQDRGRAVTVGSRTFGKGSVQMPSALPGGSVAELTVGHYRTPAGHGVDGRGIVPDLTVGDGAGEPAEKRARTVLSGLRGGS; this comes from the coding sequence ATGTTGGGCCCCGGATCCTGTCGCAGGCCCCGTCGCCGCGGCGCCGGGGCCGCTCTGACGTTGGTCTTCGCCGGGGTGCTCGCCGCCGCCGTGGTCACCGACTCGCTGCCGCGCGAGAAGCCCGACGAGCCGCGTGCCCTGAGCGAGGCCGCCCGCCCCGCCGGGGCCACCGTCGACCGCCGGGCGCTCTCCGCGGCCGCCGCCGAGGCGATCGCCGACGGGAAGTCGGGGACGCAGGCCGCGGAGGAGTTCGTCAGCCGCAGCGGCGACCGCTGGGGCGCGGTGTACGACCGGCGGGAGTACGAGGAGTTCGAGCAGGCCCTCGACGGTACGTACACCGGTGTCGGCCTCTCCGCCCGCCGCACCGCCGACGGGCGCGTCGAGGTGGCCCGGGTACGGGCCGAGGGCCCCGCCGGGCGCGCCGGGCTCCAGGCCGGCGACCGGCTGCGCAGCATCGACGGCCGGCCGGTGGACGGGCTCTCCGTCTCCGAGGTCGTGTCCCTGCTGCGCGGCGACGGCGTCTCCGGTTCGGCCGTCGCCCTCGGCGTGGAGCGCGGCCGGGCGGTCTGGACGGCGACGCTGTACCGGGTCCGGCTCGCGACCGAGCCGGTCACCGTCCAGCGGCTCGACGACGGCGCGGTGCTGATCCGCGTCGCCGCCTTCACCAAGGGTGCGGGCGAGCGGGTCCGGGAGGCCGTACGGGCCGCCCCGGCCGGTGCCGGCGTCCTGCTCGACCTGCGCGGCAACTCCGGCGGCCTGGTCTCCGAGGCCGCGGTGGCCGCCTCCGCCTTCCTCGACGGCGGCCTGGTCGCCACGTACGACGTGGAAGGCGAACAGCGTGCGGTCTACGCGGAGAGCGGCGGCGACACCCACAGACCCGTGGTCGCGCTGATCGACGGCGGCACGATGAGCGCGGCCGAGCTGCTGACCGGCGCCCTCCAGGACCGCGGCCGGGCCGTCACGGTCGGTTCCCGCACCTTCGGCAAGGGCTCCGTGCAGATGCCCAGCGCCCTCCCCGGCGGCTCGGTCGCCGAGCTCACCGTCGGTCACTACCGCACTCCCGCCGGACACGGCGTGGACGGCCGGGGCATCGTCCCGGACCTGACCGTCGGGGACGGAGCGGGCGAACCGGCGGAGAAGCGGGCCCGGACGGTATTGAGTGGCCTCAGGGGTGGGTCGTAG